The following nucleotide sequence is from Campylobacter anatolicus.
AAGACTTTATAACCACTTTGGCTCACCAGCCTATATAGATGTGCGTCACGAGGTTGTGACATACCAATGCACTAATGAAGTTGTTAAGATTATAGTTGAATGCTTTGTGCAGAGGCTTGTCTATACAGTGTAAGATACCTAAATATCTAAACTCTAAAGGTTAATAAATGCACTTTTTGCGACCATCGTTTAAGAGTTGGATTGTTATCGTCTTGTGTTGAGATCTGTGTAGGCGGTAGTCTTATAATAGGCAATCTAAACGATCCAAACTCAAACATTATAAAATTTATAGCCACACACAAGAAAATAGTAATAGATAGGCCAAAAAATACCAATTCGTATATGTTTTCTTAGGGTGTGAGTGAATTTTTAGCAAAAAATGATGAGAATACACAAAAAGCAACTAGAATGTAGAGTAGGGGGGGGGGCGTGATATGAAAAGACGAGAATTTATAAAAGGCTCAGTGATAGCAGCCACAGCAGTGCAGATGGGAGTTTATGGTAAAAGACAAAGAGGACTTTATGTCACAAGGTAGCTCAAATGAGTCTAAATTGATAGTAAAAGAGTATATAGCTAAAACCACTCTTTGATATTTTTCTATGTGTCATAGCTGTGTCGCAAAGTGTGGTATAAGGGTGCATTTAGATGAGAAAAACGACAAGGTACTTCACTGCGTTGTTAATCCTTATTATTCTATACATAAATATCTATAAAATTTTATTTGATAAATTAAAAGAATATAATAAAGCTATAAAATATAATACAATATGAAAATTTTACATATTGTATTAATTAAATTTCATTTAAGTTAAACTTTTATGTTACAAATTTAATTAACTCTTTGTTTAAATAGTAGTAAGATTTCATAAAACAATTTTATTATTAAAGGAGTTTTGTATGAATGGCGATTTGTTAATGCGAATAAACAAGCATTTAGATGAGTTGGCTACTTTACCAAGTATCAAGCAAAATGGCTCTATTGCAAAAGCCCTAAAAGACCATGGATTTAGCCGTCGTGATTTTATGAAATGGGCTGGGGCAATGACCGCGTTTATGGCATTACCTGCTTCTATGACACCTGTTGTGGCACGTGCTGCTGAGCTTAGTGATAGAGTGCCGGTTGTATGGCTACATATGGCAGAATGTACTGGCTGTAGTGAGAGTTTATTGCGTTCAGATGCTCCTAGCATTGATAGCTTGATATTTGATTATATCTCTCTTGAGTATCACGAGACGATTATGGCGGCATCTGGTTGGCAAGCGGAAGAAAATTTAGAAAGTGCAGTTGAAAAATACAAAGGCAAATACATACTTTTGGTAGAAGGAGGCATACCTACGGGAGAGACGGAGCATTATCTCACGATAGGTGGTCTTGGTATAAGTGGGCTTCATCACGCACAAAGTGCCTGTGAGAAAGCAGCTGCTATATTTGCCATCGGTACCTGTTCTAGTTTTGGTGGCATTCAAGCTGCACGTCCTAATCCTTCAAATTCTGTATCCTTAAGCAAAGTTACAAGTAAGCCCGTTATAAATGTCCCAGGCTGTCCGCCTAGTGAGAAAAACATCGTGGGTAACGTGCTTCACTATATTTTATTTGGCACACTCCCAGCACTTGATGTATTCAATCGACCAAGATGGGCTTATGGCTTACGTATCCACGATCTTTGTGAAAGACGCGGACATTTTGATGCTGGTGAGTTCGTACAAAGCTTTGGCGATGAGGGTGCTAAGCAAGGATACTGCCTATATAAAGTCGGTTGCAAAGGACCATACACGTTTAATAACTGCTCTAGAGAGAGATTTAATCAGCACACAAGTTGGCCAGTTCAAGCAGGACATGGCTGTATAGGTTGCTCTGAGCCGGATTTTTGGGATAATATGGGACCATTTGAAGAACCGATGGCAGATAGGCTGTTTGATACGGTTTTAGGACTTGGTGCGGATAACGTCAGTGACAAGATTGGAGTAGGGGTTTTAACTCTTGCAGGCATTGGTATTGCAGCACATGCAGCCATTGGCATAATGAAAAAAGATAAAGAGTAAGGTGGAGATAATGAGTGAACAAAGAATAGTAATAGACCCTATCACAAGGATAGAGGGACATCTTCGTATTGAAGTAGTTGTAGATGAAAATAATGTAGTTAAAGAGGCATACTCAGGTTCAACACTTTGGCGTGGTATAGAGCAGATCGTGCGTAATCGCGATCCACGTGACGTTGGCTTTTTTACACAAAGAATTTGTG
It contains:
- a CDS encoding hydrogenase small subunit, whose translation is MRINKHLDELATLPSIKQNGSIAKALKDHGFSRRDFMKWAGAMTAFMALPASMTPVVARAAELSDRVPVVWLHMAECTGCSESLLRSDAPSIDSLIFDYISLEYHETIMAASGWQAEENLESAVEKYKGKYILLVEGGIPTGETEHYLTIGGLGISGLHHAQSACEKAAAIFAIGTCSSFGGIQAARPNPSNSVSLSKVTSKPVINVPGCPPSEKNIVGNVLHYILFGTLPALDVFNRPRWAYGLRIHDLCERRGHFDAGEFVQSFGDEGAKQGYCLYKVGCKGPYTFNNCSRERFNQHTSWPVQAGHGCIGCSEPDFWDNMGPFEEPMADRLFDTVLGLGADNVSDKIGVGVLTLAGIGIAAHAAIGIMKKDKE